In Tistrella bauzanensis, the following are encoded in one genomic region:
- a CDS encoding GntR family transcriptional regulator: MINDTVFRMQRLGAGRVADDSDDNDRVALYVRLSRIFRDRIRSGEWAPGDKLPPVPELCRDFAVAPITVRQALRMLADKGLLVAIRGRGTFVTEGQQAAVDDPELRRAINNRLDLTPGQGIRVLKREMDVALPPDLAAIDGRAKRAYVKITKIHLYNETPFALMDVYVDAAAYRLFPPNSEHNAKMLRMLINHGREKMGRSRQIMTISHADQAVARALDYSMGGVMVKMISTILSEDGEVLIANNALYRGDMFVMEHVDQNIGVPSIPDPSRSPTRAGH; the protein is encoded by the coding sequence GTGATCAACGACACGGTGTTCCGGATGCAGAGACTCGGCGCGGGGCGCGTCGCGGACGACAGCGACGACAATGACCGTGTCGCTTTGTATGTGCGGCTGTCGCGCATCTTCCGCGACCGCATCCGATCCGGCGAATGGGCGCCGGGCGACAAACTGCCGCCTGTGCCTGAATTGTGCCGCGATTTCGCCGTGGCGCCGATCACCGTTCGTCAGGCGCTGCGGATGCTGGCCGACAAGGGGCTTTTGGTTGCGATCCGTGGCAGGGGCACCTTTGTGACCGAGGGCCAGCAGGCGGCGGTGGATGATCCAGAACTGCGGCGCGCGATCAACAACCGCCTGGACCTGACCCCCGGCCAGGGTATTCGCGTGTTGAAGCGTGAAATGGATGTGGCGCTGCCGCCGGATCTGGCGGCGATCGATGGCCGGGCCAAACGCGCCTATGTCAAGATCACCAAGATCCATCTGTATAACGAGACGCCCTTCGCGCTGATGGACGTCTATGTCGACGCTGCCGCCTATCGTCTGTTCCCGCCGAACTCGGAACATAATGCCAAGATGCTGCGGATGCTGATCAATCATGGTCGCGAGAAAATGGGCCGGTCGCGACAGATCATGACCATATCCCATGCCGATCAGGCGGTGGCGCGGGCGCTCGATTACTCAATGGGCGGCGTCATGGTGAAGATGATCTCCACCATTCTCAGCGAGGATGGCGAAGTCCTGATCGCCAACAACGCGTTGTACCGGGGTGACATGTTCGTGATGGAGCATGTCGATCAGAATATCGGCGTGCCGAGCATACCCGATCCGAGCCGGTCACCGACCCGCGCCGGCCATTGA
- a CDS encoding GNAT family N-acetyltransferase, whose product MMIRHYHSEDAAALSDLYRASVMELGRRHYSAAQVAAWLSLTPDPVRLDRLAQDGRLRLVAVDEVEQDSGTTCTQYLGFADLERDGHLHFLYVAPAVAGAGVASTLCTHLERHAAENHLPRLFVEASEAASRLFVTRGFTIIKRNDIDIAGVMIHNYDMEKWL is encoded by the coding sequence ATGATGATCCGTCACTATCATTCCGAGGATGCGGCAGCATTGTCGGATCTGTATCGCGCCTCAGTCATGGAACTTGGCCGCCGCCACTATTCGGCGGCGCAGGTTGCGGCCTGGTTATCGTTGACACCCGATCCGGTGCGGCTGGACAGGCTGGCGCAGGATGGACGCCTGCGGCTGGTGGCTGTGGATGAGGTTGAGCAGGACAGCGGGACCACATGCACACAGTATCTCGGTTTCGCAGACCTGGAGCGCGATGGCCATCTTCATTTTCTGTATGTCGCTCCGGCAGTGGCGGGGGCGGGCGTTGCCAGCACGCTCTGCACGCATCTGGAACGGCATGCCGCCGAAAACCACCTGCCCCGCCTGTTTGTCGAGGCCAGCGAGGCCGCATCGCGGCTGTTCGTGACGCGCGGGTTCACGATCATCAAACGCAACGACATCGACATCGCGGGCGTTATGATTCACAATTATGATATGGAAAAATGGCTATAG
- a CDS encoding phosphoenolpyruvate carboxykinase (ATP), producing MTQDHLLFGWHIRSEIPLPEVPAWDGPAGHQPDVIIRVGPVPHALETAPDETAHDPAVTPPFRTVEVADGRVLIRLKDCGNVLVAGGCEIVVSPETDIDAVDIRTYLLGIIMGALCHQRGEIVLHAACLRIGDQAVAITGASGAGKSTLAASLVARGLGMLADDLTMLRIGEDGCCRAWPAYPRMRLWQDSADRRQIDTTALDLCIRDLTKFQVPIDDRFVRQPLPLAAVVHLDRCDDPADEGLFPLRGLGAAAEMRNAIYRPGIAVRLGLQRPMQVKATRLAALIPHHMRLTRFLDDLSAERAADRLLSSGTTGIPGAGGSSMAGAGR from the coding sequence GTGACGCAGGACCATCTACTGTTCGGCTGGCATATCCGGTCCGAGATCCCCTTGCCGGAAGTCCCGGCCTGGGATGGTCCCGCCGGCCATCAGCCGGATGTCATCATCCGCGTCGGGCCGGTGCCTCATGCACTTGAGACGGCGCCCGACGAGACGGCGCATGACCCGGCCGTCACCCCGCCCTTTCGCACGGTCGAGGTCGCAGACGGCCGGGTTCTGATCCGGCTGAAAGACTGTGGCAACGTTCTGGTCGCAGGCGGCTGCGAGATCGTGGTGTCACCCGAGACCGACATCGACGCGGTGGACATCCGCACCTATCTGCTGGGCATCATCATGGGCGCGCTGTGCCATCAGCGTGGCGAGATCGTGCTGCACGCGGCCTGCCTGCGCATCGGCGATCAGGCCGTTGCGATCACCGGTGCATCCGGTGCCGGCAAATCGACCCTGGCCGCCAGCCTGGTCGCCCGCGGCCTGGGCATGCTGGCCGATGATCTGACGATGCTCCGCATCGGTGAGGATGGATGCTGCCGGGCATGGCCCGCCTATCCCCGCATGCGGCTATGGCAGGATTCCGCCGACCGCCGGCAGATCGACACCACAGCGCTGGATCTGTGCATCCGCGACCTGACCAAGTTTCAGGTGCCGATCGACGACCGGTTCGTGCGCCAGCCGCTGCCGCTCGCGGCCGTGGTTCATCTGGATCGCTGTGACGATCCGGCCGATGAAGGGCTGTTCCCATTGCGCGGGCTCGGCGCCGCAGCCGAGATGCGCAACGCCATCTATCGGCCCGGCATTGCCGTCCGGCTGGGGCTGCAGAGGCCCATGCAGGTCAAGGCGACGCGGCTGGCGGCATTGATACCGCATCACATGCGGCTCACCCGGTTTCTCGACGACCTGTCGGCCGAACGCGCCGCCGATCGCCTGCTGTCGTCAGGCACAACCGGGATACCGGGCGCCGGCGGCAGCTCAATGGCCGGCGCGGGTCGGTGA
- a CDS encoding acyclic terpene utilization AtuA family protein, with amino-acid sequence MSDRIVRIGGASGFWGDSAVGAPQLVRHGQIDYLVFDYLAELTMSILATMRSKSPDQGYATDFVDIAMRAVIRDVAAKGIKVLSNAGGVNPRACAAALAKLADEAGVTLKIAVVEGDDLLPRTDALRAGGMTEMFTGAPMPDKLMSANAYLGALPVKVALDAGADVVITGRSADSALALGALMHEFRWTADDYDRLAAGSLVGHILECGCQATGGLHTDWDLVPDWAGIGYPITECAADGSFVVTKAPETGGLVVPAVVAEQMLYEVGDPAAYLLPDVICDFTAVTMETAGPDRVLVQGTRGHAPTDSYKASATYMDGWRAVAQLTIIGIDAAAKAQRTADAILERTRQMLRHSNLPDYRATHTEILGAESMYGPHGRAFGAREVVMRLAVTHDDRKALAMFAREIAPAGTSWSPGTTGAGGRPKPSPIVRLFSFLMPKADVQVTVTLGGKTMPVAIPAGSAGGGAALQAPEPMPAADPVAADAAAAMVGVPLVSLAYARSGDKGDSSNIGIIARDPGFLPLLRRDLTPARVQAYFAHLLAADSTVARFEVPGVNAVNFLLTRALGGGGMASLRNDPLGKGFGQMLLDMVVDVPADWLDHPKLRKPAA; translated from the coding sequence ATGAGCGACAGGATCGTGCGGATCGGTGGAGCATCGGGCTTCTGGGGTGACAGCGCCGTCGGCGCGCCGCAACTGGTTCGGCATGGGCAGATCGACTATCTGGTGTTCGATTATCTGGCCGAACTGACCATGTCGATTCTGGCCACGATGCGGTCGAAATCGCCTGATCAGGGCTATGCGACCGATTTCGTCGACATTGCGATGCGTGCGGTGATCCGCGATGTCGCCGCCAAGGGCATCAAGGTGTTGAGCAATGCCGGCGGGGTCAATCCGCGGGCCTGTGCCGCCGCTCTGGCGAAACTTGCCGACGAGGCCGGTGTCACGTTGAAGATTGCGGTGGTCGAAGGCGACGATCTGTTGCCGCGGACCGACGCTCTGCGCGCGGGCGGCATGACCGAGATGTTCACCGGGGCACCGATGCCCGACAAATTGATGAGCGCCAATGCGTATCTGGGCGCGCTGCCGGTGAAGGTCGCACTCGATGCCGGTGCCGATGTCGTCATCACCGGCCGGTCGGCCGACAGCGCGCTTGCGCTTGGCGCGCTGATGCATGAATTCCGCTGGACGGCGGACGACTACGATCGTCTGGCGGCCGGCAGTCTGGTCGGGCATATCCTGGAATGCGGCTGTCAGGCGACCGGCGGCCTGCATACCGATTGGGATCTGGTGCCGGATTGGGCCGGGATCGGCTATCCGATCACCGAATGCGCCGCCGATGGCTCGTTCGTCGTCACCAAGGCGCCGGAAACCGGCGGTCTGGTGGTACCGGCGGTGGTGGCCGAGCAGATGTTGTACGAGGTGGGTGACCCCGCCGCCTATCTGCTGCCGGATGTGATCTGCGATTTCACCGCCGTGACCATGGAAACCGCGGGCCCCGACCGGGTGCTGGTGCAGGGCACGCGTGGGCATGCACCCACCGACAGTTACAAGGCCTCCGCCACCTATATGGATGGCTGGCGCGCGGTGGCGCAGTTGACCATCATCGGCATCGATGCGGCGGCAAAGGCGCAGCGGACAGCCGATGCGATCCTTGAACGCACGCGTCAGATGCTCCGCCACAGCAACCTGCCCGACTACCGTGCCACTCATACCGAAATTCTCGGTGCGGAATCGATGTACGGGCCGCACGGTCGTGCGTTTGGCGCCCGCGAGGTGGTGATGCGCCTGGCGGTCACCCATGACGATCGCAAGGCTCTGGCGATGTTCGCACGGGAAATCGCGCCGGCCGGTACGTCCTGGTCGCCGGGCACGACCGGGGCAGGGGGGCGGCCGAAGCCGTCACCGATCGTGCGGCTGTTCTCGTTTCTAATGCCGAAGGCCGATGTGCAAGTGACGGTGACGCTGGGCGGCAAGACCATGCCGGTCGCGATTCCCGCCGGCAGTGCTGGCGGCGGTGCCGCCCTTCAGGCACCCGAACCCATGCCGGCCGCCGATCCGGTCGCTGCCGATGCTGCTGCGGCGATGGTCGGCGTGCCACTGGTGTCGCTCGCCTATGCGCGCAGCGGTGACAAGGGCGACAGTTCGAATATCGGCATCATCGCCCGTGACCCCGGCTTTCTGCCGCTGCTGCGTCGCGATCTCACCCCGGCACGCGTCCAGGCCTATTTCGCTCATCTGCTGGCGGCCGACAGCACGGTGGCGCGGTTCGAGGTGCCGGGCGTGAACGCAGTCAATTTCCTGCTCACCCGCGCATTGGGGGGGGGCGGCATGGCCTCGTTGCGGAACGACCCGCTGGGCAAGGGTTTCGGGCAGATGCTCCTGGACATGGTTGTGGATGTGCCGGCGGATTGGCTCGATCATCCGAAATTACGCAAGCCGGCGGCCTGA
- the fhuB gene encoding Fe(3+)-hydroxamate ABC transporter permease FhuB: MTMDRVAPRGRHPVWLVAALALPALALALMRLNGHVPPALWSSAILSPDTADIRQLLVHYSVLPRIAVAVLCGAALGLAGAVFQQVLRNPIASPMTLGVAAGARMALTVATLWAPALIAPGGWGREALAVAGGGVAVMAVFGLAWRRGLSDVSLILAGMIVSLYCGALGAALNLLYEPYLTALFIWGGGSLVQQDWTVVVWLLPRLVIVGALVAVMVRPLSLFELDDEGASGLGVSLRRMRLAAMALAVALTGFVVAAVGVIGFIGLAAPALARLAGARRLRDRLIWAPLVGAALLWLTDQIVLLAGEMLPTGAVTALLGAPLLLWMLPRLSFGGRPGAEIPQEIAARQGAVRRIAIIGLAALAVVVIVALGFGRTADGWQWLGLDGAGDMLRWRWPRVLAALTAGGLMAAAGCLMQRFTGNPMASPEVLGIGGGAAIGTIIVGFLLPVVGRPEQIAAGSAGALVTLIFILWVGRRSGFGPERVLLAGVAVGALFDALVVGMLATGDPRATMLLNWMAGSTYVVGPRDAVVTLVTGAGLLALVPLAARWLDILPLGGPTARALGVPVGLSRLLVLVLAAGLAAIATLVIGPLSFVGLMAPHIARMAGARRALAQIVVAIILGALIMVAADWLGRTLLFPRQMPAGLLAALIGGPYFMWLLRRR; this comes from the coding sequence ATGACCATGGACAGGGTGGCGCCTCGCGGCCGGCACCCGGTGTGGCTGGTGGCAGCCCTGGCCCTGCCCGCCCTGGCGCTGGCGCTGATGCGGCTGAACGGCCATGTACCGCCGGCTTTGTGGTCATCGGCCATTCTGTCGCCGGACACCGCCGACATCCGGCAATTGCTGGTGCATTACAGCGTGTTGCCGCGGATTGCGGTGGCGGTCTTGTGTGGCGCGGCGCTGGGGCTGGCGGGTGCCGTGTTCCAACAGGTCTTGCGCAACCCGATTGCCTCGCCGATGACCCTTGGGGTGGCGGCCGGCGCGCGCATGGCGCTGACCGTCGCCACATTGTGGGCGCCGGCGCTGATCGCGCCCGGCGGCTGGGGGCGCGAGGCGCTGGCGGTCGCGGGGGGCGGTGTCGCGGTGATGGCGGTGTTCGGCCTGGCCTGGCGGCGCGGCTTGTCGGATGTGTCGCTGATCCTGGCGGGCATGATCGTCAGCCTGTATTGCGGCGCGCTGGGTGCTGCGCTGAACCTGCTTTATGAGCCCTATCTGACCGCCCTGTTCATCTGGGGCGGCGGGTCGCTGGTTCAGCAGGACTGGACGGTGGTCGTGTGGTTGCTGCCCCGGCTGGTGATCGTGGGCGCGCTGGTCGCCGTGATGGTCCGGCCGCTCAGCCTGTTCGAATTGGATGATGAAGGTGCATCCGGTCTGGGCGTGTCACTACGCCGGATGCGGCTGGCGGCAATGGCGCTGGCCGTGGCGCTGACCGGCTTCGTGGTCGCCGCCGTGGGCGTGATCGGCTTTATCGGCCTTGCGGCACCCGCCCTGGCGCGGCTGGCCGGCGCCCGGCGGTTGCGCGACCGGTTGATCTGGGCGCCGCTGGTGGGCGCGGCGCTGCTGTGGCTGACCGATCAGATCGTGCTTCTGGCCGGCGAGATGCTGCCGACCGGTGCGGTCACGGCACTGCTGGGGGCGCCGCTGCTGCTGTGGATGCTGCCGCGGCTGAGCTTCGGCGGCCGACCTGGAGCCGAAATACCGCAGGAGATTGCGGCCCGCCAGGGCGCGGTCCGGCGGATCGCCATCATCGGCCTGGCCGCTCTGGCGGTGGTGGTGATCGTGGCGCTGGGCTTCGGCCGCACGGCGGATGGCTGGCAATGGCTCGGCCTCGACGGCGCCGGTGACATGTTGCGCTGGCGCTGGCCGCGCGTGCTGGCGGCGCTCACCGCCGGCGGTTTGATGGCGGCGGCGGGCTGCCTGATGCAGCGCTTCACCGGCAATCCGATGGCCAGCCCGGAAGTGCTCGGCATCGGCGGTGGTGCCGCCATCGGCACCATCATCGTCGGCTTTCTGCTGCCGGTGGTCGGCCGGCCGGAACAGATCGCCGCCGGGTCCGCCGGCGCGCTGGTGACGCTGATCTTCATCCTGTGGGTGGGGCGGCGATCGGGCTTCGGCCCCGAACGGGTGCTGCTGGCCGGTGTGGCGGTGGGGGCGCTGTTCGATGCGCTGGTCGTGGGCATGCTGGCGACGGGCGATCCGCGCGCGACCATGCTGCTCAACTGGATGGCCGGTTCCACCTATGTCGTGGGGCCACGGGATGCCGTGGTGACGCTGGTCACGGGGGCGGGGCTGCTGGCCCTGGTGCCGCTGGCTGCGCGCTGGCTGGACATCCTGCCGTTGGGCGGCCCGACCGCACGGGCGCTGGGTGTGCCGGTAGGGCTCAGCCGTCTGCTGGTGCTGGTGCTGGCGGCGGGCTTGGCGGCGATCGCCACGCTGGTGATCGGACCGCTCAGCTTCGTGGGGCTGATGGCCCCGCATATCGCCCGAATGGCCGGTGCCCGCCGGGCGCTGGCGCAGATCGTGGTCGCGATCATCCTGGGCGCCCTGATCATGGTCGCGGCCGACTGGCTGGGCCGGACCCTGCTATTTCCCCGCCAGATGCCGGCGGGCCTGCTCGCCGCATTGATCGGCGGGCCGTATTTCATGTGGCTCCTGCGCCGTCGCTGA
- a CDS encoding cyclic peptide export ABC transporter — MLAEILRILRPFWPIALFSTLMGTASGLATASLLATINNALHTEGGATTALLLLFGGLAVLTLAGETISDIGNSLVGQKVVAELRRDLCGRILSAPVAELERYRLHRLTAVLNQDVDTITQFTFNFSGFAISIAIALGCFAYLIVLSPMMFLIALVAIIIGTAGHTYARKKGFEGFSAAREAEDDLQKQYRAITEGAKELRINRQRRVDMYGVQIDRTIGRIRDLRMRAVQIFCTANAFGSALFFVVIGLMLLIQALSPTADARVISGFVLVLLYVKGPIEGIVAMLPLLGRAQVSIGRIADLRARFSAPEAHLPLVDRPVALAPMERIDLVGLRYAFPAPDGGTAFELGPVDLTIRRGEIVFITGENGGGKTTLIKLLLGLYEPAAGERLYNGQPLAPDVVDDYRQMFSTIFADYFLFDDLSVPEGVPMQDVERYLKELEIAHKVSVKDGKFTTTDLSTGQRKRLALVHAWLEGRPILVFDEWAADQDPEFRRVFYTELLPALKAEGRTIIAISHDDRYFHVADRHIRMQAGRVLPAADAADPKTAEIRHDGVAMQAAAD, encoded by the coding sequence ATGCTTGCCGAAATCCTGCGAATCCTGCGGCCATTCTGGCCGATCGCGCTGTTCTCGACCCTGATGGGCACGGCGAGTGGCCTCGCCACGGCATCTCTGCTCGCCACGATCAACAATGCCCTGCACACCGAAGGCGGGGCCACGACGGCGCTGTTGCTGCTGTTCGGCGGTCTGGCGGTGCTGACCCTGGCGGGCGAGACCATCTCGGATATCGGCAACAGCCTGGTCGGGCAGAAGGTGGTGGCCGAGCTGCGGCGCGATCTGTGCGGGCGCATCCTGTCGGCGCCGGTGGCTGAACTTGAGCGCTATCGTCTGCACAGATTGACGGCGGTGCTGAATCAGGACGTCGACACGATCACCCAGTTCACCTTCAACTTCTCGGGCTTTGCGATCTCGATCGCGATCGCACTGGGCTGTTTCGCCTATCTGATCGTGCTGTCGCCGATGATGTTCCTGATCGCGCTGGTGGCGATCATCATCGGCACTGCCGGGCACACCTATGCCCGCAAGAAGGGCTTCGAGGGGTTCAGCGCGGCGCGCGAGGCCGAAGACGACCTTCAGAAACAGTATCGGGCGATCACCGAAGGTGCCAAGGAACTGCGCATCAACCGCCAGCGCCGGGTCGACATGTATGGTGTGCAGATCGACCGCACCATCGGCCGGATCCGCGATCTGCGGATGCGGGCGGTTCAGATCTTCTGCACCGCCAATGCCTTCGGTTCGGCGCTGTTCTTCGTGGTGATCGGGTTGATGCTGCTGATCCAGGCCCTGTCGCCGACGGCGGATGCGCGGGTGATCAGCGGTTTCGTGCTGGTGCTGCTGTATGTGAAGGGGCCGATCGAGGGGATCGTGGCGATGCTGCCGCTGCTGGGCCGCGCGCAGGTGTCGATCGGCCGGATCGCCGATCTGCGGGCGAGGTTCTCAGCGCCGGAGGCCCATCTGCCATTGGTCGACCGGCCGGTGGCGCTGGCACCGATGGAGCGGATCGATCTTGTCGGCCTGCGCTATGCCTTTCCGGCACCGGATGGCGGCACCGCCTTCGAACTGGGGCCGGTCGATCTGACCATCCGGCGCGGTGAAATCGTGTTCATCACCGGCGAAAATGGTGGTGGCAAGACGACGCTGATTAAACTGTTGCTTGGCCTTTATGAACCGGCTGCGGGAGAGCGGTTGTATAACGGCCAGCCGCTGGCGCCCGATGTGGTTGACGACTATCGACAGATGTTCTCGACGATTTTTGCCGATTACTTTCTGTTTGATGATCTGAGTGTACCGGAGGGCGTGCCCATGCAAGACGTCGAGCGCTACCTCAAAGAACTTGAAATTGCCCATAAAGTATCGGTGAAAGACGGAAAATTCACCACCACCGACCTGTCGACCGGCCAGCGCAAACGCCTCGCGTTGGTGCATGCCTGGCTGGAAGGCCGGCCGATCCTGGTGTTCGATGAATGGGCGGCCGATCAGGATCCCGAATTCCGCCGGGTGTTCTATACCGAGTTGCTGCCGGCATTGAAGGCGGAGGGCCGAACGATCATCGCGATCTCACACGATGACCGATACTTCCATGTCGCCGATCGCCATATCCGCATGCAGGCCGGACGGGTGCTGCCGGCGGCGGATGCGGCAGATCCCAAGACCGCCGAGATCCGGCACGACGGCGTGGCCATGCAGGCCGCTGCGGATTGA